From one Lotus japonicus ecotype B-129 chromosome 3, LjGifu_v1.2 genomic stretch:
- the LOC130748258 gene encoding transcription factor MYBS3: protein MGRRCSHCSKENHNSRTCPSRGGGGSGGGGGGVKLFGVRLTDGPIIKKSASMGSLTLSSAHHHYSSSSDPPHEPDEYLSDDPAHASTFANRRGERKKGVPWTEEEHRLFLIGLQKLGKGDWRGIARNFVVSRTPTQVASHAQKYFIRQSSATRRKRRSSLFDMVTDRSSDPPSVPEEQVLLPPSENSQPCNGKSQPSLNLSLKSEFEPMETTTEEHVEEDPYETQENGSTPKTPGFFPAYVPVPFSIWPSIAAPCEEVNRGVTFHHEILKPIPVIPKEPVNVDELVGLSHLSIGETQVRDREPSPLSLKLLGEPSRQSAFHANAPVSSSDLNSGKNSAIQAV from the exons ATGGGTCGACGGTGCTCCCACTGCAGCAAAGAGAACCACAATTCCCGAACCTGCCCCTCCCGCGGCGGTGGCggtagcggtggtggtggtggcggagtGAAGCTTTTTGGGGTGAGGCTAACGGATGGACCGATTATCAAGAAGAGCGCTAGCATGGGGAGCCTCACCCTCTCCTCCGCTCATCACCattattcttcttcctctgaccCGCCTCATGAGCCCGACGAGTACTTGTCCGATGACCCTGCCCATGCTTCCACCTTCGCTAACCGCCGTGGAGAAAGGAAGAAAG GTGTTCCATGGACTGAAGAAGAACATCGACTGTTCTTAATTGGTCTCCAGAAGTTGGGCAAAGGAGATTGGCGTGGGATAGCACGTAATTTTGTTGTCTCAAGGACCCCTACTCAAGTAGCAAGTCATGCCCAGAAATACTTTATCCGGCAGAGTAGTGCTACCAGGAGAAAGAGACGTTCAAGCCTTTTTGACATGGTTACAGATAGG TCTTCTGATCCACCTTCAGTGCCAGAAGAACAAGTACTACTTCCACCTTCGGAAAACTCACAACCTTGTAATGGAAAATCACAGCCTTCATTAAATCTCTCTCTCAAGTCAGAATTTGAACCCATGGAAACTACTACTGAAGAACATGTGGAGGAAGACCCCTATGAAACTCAAGAAAATGGATCGACACCAAAGACTCCTGGGTTCTTTCCAGCTTATGTGCCTGTTCCATTTTCCATTTGGCCATCAATCGCAGCTCCTTGTGAAGAAGTTAACAGAGGAGTGACATTTCATCATGAGATCTTGAAGCCAATCCCGGTCATCCCTAAGGAACCTGTCAATGTTGATGAACTTGTGGGATTGTCTCATCTGAGCATTGGGGAAACACAGGTACGTGATCGAGAGCCTTCCCCACTTTCCTTAAAGTTGTTAGGAGAGCCCTCAAGGCAGTCAGCATTCCATGCAAATGCTCCGGTTAGTAGTTCGGATTTAAACAGTGGCAAGAACAGCGCCATACAAGCAGTCTGA